The Juglans regia cultivar Chandler chromosome 16, Walnut 2.0, whole genome shotgun sequence nucleotide sequence GGAGTACGCGCGTAGTACTAATATTCGGGctccaaataaaataagatgtgcATAGAGCTATCGATTTCTTGAGTCTGCAAATAATGCCGACACTACATGCACTCTACTATTGAAGTTTCAAGCATTACAACCAAAATGAAAGGGCGTTGGGGGAGGGATTTCCAAATGGGGCAGATAAAGAGAAAGCAGTCTTATCCCATGTGGTGGGGGGGGTGGTTTTCCATTTTCAGCTTTTAGTTTCTACCCTTCAAAGTAcaaaaagatataaattttacaaaggCGAAAAAAGCTTCATAGATAGAGAGATATACATCAGGGAAATTTGGGAAAAAAGGAGATAGAAAATACATGGAAAAGGGGTGGCAGCACGTGCAGTGGTGGAGTTGTGGTCTGTTGGTCTCCTGTACTTGGCTTGCTTTGGATCTGACGCCCCTCATATTAATTGCACGGAGATAGAGAGGTGAGAGTGATAGATACATACATAGTTAGGGAATAGAATGTTGCTGATTTATTAACCAAAGCATATTGGTTTCGATTTTGCCGTCTCTCACCCATTTCTCTCTTTACGAGACTTATATTAATTGTGCTTACATAGGAGTGTTTCTACGGGAAAAGTATACTTCTACATTGTTGACACTCCACGTAAACTTTTAGGTATAGAAATTTCTATTAACAATGTGTTTTGTTGCTCCAAGATTGTTGATTTCCATTCAGATtttgttaaaacttaaaaatatgggagaattcAGATTAACTTGGATCGAGAGAGTCACATCGTGAAACCAAACTAACTAGTGTGTTTCTTTGTTAAAACTATATCttttaggggatgtttggacacaaatatgagatctaaaattaacacaaattttcataattttatttatatctaaatatcacaaaaatataaaaattaaagttaaaaaaaccCCTCGCGAGGACCACTTAATAAGAGTAGCCCGCCACCATAGTGCTTGGGGTGGTCAGATCCACCTCCTCAATAATGATCTACACTAATCTAAAGTTGTGAGATTAGTCTTTGAATGGTTCTAAAATTTTCctgttttacaatttaacgcgatataaattttgtttcaattaattataattgaaaattctaatttttaacttatttgatattaaaaaatagtgatattaataccattaatactatatattatattattatagtgttactattacatataataagtatatatattatgttataactCTTTGTAATGTAAAATGGATGATGTTACATCCAGATCGGTACCTAAAAAGGTACCAaacaatgttatatatatatattttaaaaatatttttgtgtatatttaagaaaaatattaaaaaataaatacacacaaatgttttaaaataataataataataataatcggTACACTTTGTTGGTAGGAATATCATTTTAAACATTAGATACTCTCATAAAATTTGGGAGCTCCAtgcactttatttaaaaaagataaatgcgataagaaaattttatattatacacatttatctaattaatatgtgattttttatttttatcattttatttaaatacacatatttaaaaattagaataaaatgataaaaataaaaaatcacatattaattagatagatttgtgtgATGTAAggcttcaaaatataatttttcttaaaaaaaaattagaatctattattaaaaaaaaatttcatataaatttcaaatttatttattttttttcaaataaatgcaacatacaatatcatttctcaatcaaatatattcaatttcttaaaaaaataatacgtACTTGCCCACCCTAAATACAAATTACTTTCCGACGGAAGAATTAGGAGCTAACCTTATCCTAAAAGGCGCGTGGTGAGTAAGATCCGACGTGGCCCCCCTTCCGGATTCCATTCAGCCAAACTCAACTCACGACCACCACGACCATCAAATCACCCTCTAGTGGCTCAAACCAGCCCCACCTCCCTCcatcccaaaaccctaattcccccAATACTTGAATATTTTCACAGCTGAATTTTTACCTGGAATCCTTTTCATTTTCcacttttttcttgatttttttttttcgtgtgctttctttcttttaatactCTAAAACTACTATGTGGGGTGGTGGTGGAGTTGGGGGTGATATCTATTGGGGAAGAAAGGAGGAAACTGAGTCTAGAGGAATCACCGTGATCTTCGCTTGGGCTTCGATTCAAGAGCGGCACTTGAAGTGCTACGTCGATTTGTACGCATCCCTCGGATGGAATTGCCTCGTCAGTCATGCCGATTTTCTCAACGCGTAACTTCTCCATTTCCTTCTCCTTTTTGTTTTGTGGTTTAATTTGGTGTTGGGATACTTGTTGCATTACTTCGGAGTTCTATTGAATTGGTAATCTCAGGATGTGTGTTTGGCGCATTTTGAATGAGAATGCCTCTTCTTTTCCTAATGGTTGATATTTTTGCAGATTTTATCCAGAGAGGGCCACGTCGTTGGCATTTCTTGTTATCAATGAGCTTGTTGAGGTCAGTTTAACTAATATTTTACCGAATTCAGATGCATTTTCATATTTCAGTTGAAATTTCAACGAAAGATAGTAGATCGTTAATCTAATGCAGAATTTATGATTTGGGGCGAATTCCCTTTTTGGTTTTGGGTGTGCAGAAGCTAAGGATTAGGCCATGTCCTATAGTCTTTGTAGCGCTTTCTGGTAGTCCTAAAGCTTGCATGTACAAGATTTTTCAGGTAAATTTCAGTTGACATGATTGATATTAAATTTTGGAAGTTGGTTCATGCAACTGTAAGTCAAGCATTTATTATACGAGCTTAAATTGTAAATTACCTTTTGAGTTCCGCAGTCGTAATATATCTGCCTTTCATCATCCACAGGTTATTGATGGAACATGTGGAGAGAGGTATCCGGTAGGATTGTTTCTTTGCTGTGGATATCATTCTCTGAGCATATACATCGCGTTTTGTGTGGACAATGACTACTTAATCAAATTAACTTTATTCcttaaaatctttttgtttctcctttttttctgttttggtcGTTGAAGGGAGAATATCAGTTGATCAGAAATTGCGTTTCTGGCCACATCTATGATTCTAGTCCAGTAGATCTTACAAGTGATTTGGGTGCACGATTCACACTACACTCCCCTCTTAGGAGAATGCCTGGATCAtcgaaaatattttcttggttgGCGAAGGGCATTGCTTCTGGTTTGGATGCATTATATCTTACTAGATTTGAATCCCAATGCATTGAGTATTGGCGGGCTTTGTACTCCTCTGTTGTAAGTTTTTATCATACCTTTTGCCACTAAACTTGTcctttcttcattttcatcagttAATATaacatttccttctcttttctgTAGAAGTTTAGCGCTCCTTTTCTCATTATATGCTCAGAAAAGGATGACCTTGCACCTTACCAAATGATCTGCAATTTTGCTCAACATTTACTAGATCTTGGGGGTGATGTTAAGCTTGTTAAATTGAATGGCTCCCCTCACATGGGTTTGTCTCaacaattctttctttttcagtaCCTTCATGATGTAGTTTTGGGTATTATTATTGGAACCTACATCACAAGGGCTTGTGAATATTTGTCTTTGCTTATAAGATCTTGAATCCAAGCACCATAACTTTAGTAGCTGCATTATTTTCCCTCTTTCACCTTGTGGATGGTATCATAGTGATTgatacccaaaaaatatttgaataaaaagggTGGGTGGCAGGTGCAATCTAAGCAATGTACATGGTAGAAATTAGGATGAATTTAGTTTTGACCTTTTGGATATACCTTCTTACTCTGAACGAACAGCAGCAATTTTTTACATGAAATGTTTTAGAATTTCAGATTTAATGGTCCTAATCTTCAAAAGTTCatcaactcttcttcttgtttatttttcctGAGCTCAAAAGCTcatttaatcaataaaattctaatcCTCCCATTCATAATAGATGGTGGGATGTCGGAAAGTGCATGAAAGTTTtacaaatgaaaataattatctaTTTAAGTCTCCATATCACCCTTAAGTTTGAATCTTCCCAAAGCAGATATCATTAAGTTTACtggttattttttaattataaaaaaataggtttactagTTATTTTTGTGCTCTTTCTATGTGCTAAAAAATCAGGATTTTCCTATATTGGATTTGTAATAAAGAATGGCTTTTTAAGCGTTTCAATTTACATCTTTGTGTCTTGTATAGAACTGAACATGATCTTTACATTGTTTCAGGTCATTACAAGCATAATCCAATCCAGTATAGGGCTGCTGTGTCCAGTATGCTTGACCAGGCAGCTTCGGTTTATTCCCAAAAGATTCGACTACTGGGAGAAAGAACTAGCATGGAAGGTTTGCATGATGAGATATCTGAGCTAATCTGTGACCTTCAGAATGCAGCTGTTACCTCAAACCAGAGCCTCACAAGAGTTGCACTTGGGCCGAGTGACCACTTCTTTTTGCCAAGTTCAGCAGAACATCACTATGGTAGAGATTCTCCATCTCTACAAGatgaacaaaaagaaagatcAATTTCTTTGCCTAACCCGTCAAGCATCAATGCACATAGTGTGCTTGGCCAAATCCTCTTTGATGTTTATGTTCCCAAGAACGTTGAAGGTTGGGATATAAAATTTGGTGGCTCTCTGAACGGGCAGCCATTTGCTTCTGTTCGTAGACCGTCCCCTTTCCAGGGTATTAAATGCATTCGTCGGTCAAGACTCTAATATCTCCTACATCATGTGAAACTCTGGTACATGTTTGTATGAATTGACTCTTGTGAATAGAAGTAGGGTTCCTTTGGACATCTTCGGGAAAGACTGGAATAGTTTCTGCACTTGGGCAAATTCACAAAGTTCACGGCCAAATTAGGATAAGAACATATGTACATCATAGGTACATGGAGTTGTGTGCTTGAATATGATCTCCTGCCCACCTGTTCGGTAAGCTATGCAAGTCTAcagaaaaatgaggaaaagaTCCCACGTACAGAGTTAGGTGTATGCTTTCATGGCTCAGAGGTGAGGGCTCCTATGGTTAGTGAGGGCTCGTATGTTTGCAGATTCAGAAGTGACTCAGATAGTGTATGTTATTCTCTTCAAATATTCCGCTTGTCGTTCAAGCATCAATACTTGGTGCACGGGCTTCAAATGATCAAGCATGAGGCTGGAGACCTGTACTATGTAAATAAGAGGAAAATTTAGTGGTAAGgtccttttttttcttgctcCCTTTTTGAATATGGAAAAGAACGTTACTTCAGATTGTATAGTGGAATGTTAGATGTAGTTCTGTGCCTCCATTTTTGTAAACAGAAGTTAGAAATTTAGAcatttatctgaaaaataagTGGGCCATGGTTcttaataatgataatgatattttatactTATCTGTAGTTCGACATGAGAAAATCCGTCCAAGGTTGGAATTTGTGAACTTGAAGATGCATTGTGCTGTAGGGGTGATTGGATGCGTCCATGGGAATTACTAATTAGTGTTGATTCACATGAGCTCCGAGATTTCCACGTCAAAGACCTTCAAATTACCATGGGAGCTGAAGCTTTGACCTTCAAATTCCCATGGGAGCTCCTTAAGCTGGTCATGTGTAAATCCAGAGAGTGGTTCATTATTTCAACATAGACGCacgaaaatagagaaatatttcatCTACAGAAAGTTTAATAAAACGAATTTATATTCTGACATACCTTGAAAGACGTAGAAGAATTTGGAAGGCCAAtttggctggctggctggccTTAGCGTtaaaggtttaaataaattaatattcaataattttaaaacttttgaattaatggttaagtatttaataattgatatagCAAAGATTACCTCACGATTTCAAATTGTGGAGTGAGAGATCTATATGTTGGATTAAAACATATTGGTACTATGTATGAGTATAATATTAAGTCATTAAATGCTAATAGATGAATGAAACTGTCAAAAGGAAAATGGCTACCATCATGTCAGTGTCGATAAAGGGGCCATCATGGACGATAGATTTAAAAGCGTGGTGAAATATTATAATCTTGAGAATTAaatgtttaaccaaattagaatCCAAAAGTTTTAAGACTTTAAAACTTTTGGATCAATGATTGAGTCTTTGACATAAattattagagaaataatatttgtaattctaAGATGTGCATATCCCCCgcattcattttcaaaaaggtagataaatttgaaatccacatgaaaaaataatttttaatggtgGACCTTAGGACTGGGTGGTGGGGCACTGCCCCCCCGCCACCCGACCCTAGCCTCACTGACTCGATCCTGCTTGGGTGGCCTGGGTTACCTCGCTCGCACCATGTGGGGGAGGGGTGCCTCGCTCGTAGCATTTGAAGTAGTGGGGGCAGGGGCCCAACCACCCTCCCCCGACTcaacctaattaatatatatacacacacacaccagttcttaaatataaaatgacgtcgttttgggACAAACACCAAAACAACGTCATTTTATACTAAAGaactagtgtgtgtatatatatatatatttatatatatatatatatataaaccatagCTCCCAACCCATTTCTCCTCTCTCCAGTTTTTACTCATCTCCAGtctcctctccttttctttctctcccttcGCGAGTCCGTCCTCCTCCCCCTCGTCGTCGTCCTCCTCCTCCTATTCATCTTCTCCCCTTACTTTTGCTCTCCATCCCAAAAAATCAGTGATTCATGCGTGATTTTCAGTGTTCCTGAAACGTGGTCGTAGTTCCTTTGCTCAAATTGTGGTCTTGCCATGTCTCGTGGTggtgaattttaatttttaattatttattttttcgtgTGTCAaagtttgtactttgtaatttgTTGTTAGATGTTAGATTTGTGAATTTAAGGGATGAATCTGTagatttgttgttatttttttttagttgttttccACCTTGGGTGGGCGGTGGACAGCTGGGATGTCTGGACAGACTACGGGGCCAATCCTCCCCTAGCATGCGGATGGGGCACCCCCCCACGGGGTGCAGGGGGTGCTGGTAAGAGTGTAACCGATTcggttttgaacaaaatttaaaactgaaccggtatgcaccgattttgtatttttgaaaaccgattacgcaccaaTTACCCTCATAAACTAGTACCTCTGGTTTAACTGGTTCTAGTCCGATTCAGTccgattttttagttttaatagtattagtactaatgtataaaatgtaattaatatactaatatatattagtatactaatgtatactaattaattaaaacgaaatgtaattaatatactaatgtatattagtattactaatatattatgtatttattaaaagaaatatgctgagaatttattaggttataaaattttattaatatatatattttatgtttaaagcatatgatcaaattttcatgtttaaaattaaaattttatgttataaattataataatattatgttataaataattataatttatattattaaactGGAACCGGACCGATACTAGCCGGTTTTGGAATGACAGAAATTGGTTTCGAACCAGTTCCAGTGGTTCAAGCTGGGCCAGTccgatttttcaattaaattttacatatcTAGATGCGGGTAAGGGTACCCTCACTCCGAAAGTGCGGGTAGCACCCTTAATAGacctcacattttttaaaaaataaaatgcacaaaatttaaACACCCTGTCacatctagcattactcttttcaaTATCTATCAACTAGAAAAACTCTAGACTCAATCAATCCAGGTAAACACCACGTAAGCAGTTGCTGACGTggtaaaatgaaaatgaacCGTTTCAATTTACGAGCttcctcaaaattttttattgttttcattccctccctctctgcatttcctctcttcctcagtTCGTCCCTCTCTGAGTTTCTTCTCAAGAACTCCCTGTCTCGACCCTTTGTTCCTGTTGCTGTTTTTCCTGTGTATGTTTCGGTCGTTTCCATGATTCAAAAGTTGCTGCTTTCTATGTACTGGCAAagaggttggaggagttttcgCTATAGAGATTTTTTTGTGTAGTTAGTtgcggaatttttttttttaattctaaagaatttattttgattttgttttcctttcgaTCGAAGATAGTGTAAGAGAACGGCAATTGTGGGCGTGTGTTTGCAAGTGCTGGGGCAGATCTTGCTCACTTGAAGCTACAAAACAAAGATTGTGGACGATTATTTGCTTCGAGACTCGGTGAATTGGAAGTAGagtgtgagaaaaaaaaatcactctgTTTATTTGTCTCCGAGTGCACAACGTTAATTTCCAGCCGATTGAGAGAGCAACAGCGTAAGGGTTTCGATTTCTGCAAAGCTAGGTTTTCGATGCTCGTCGAGTTTgctgacaaaaacaaaaaaaggggaGTGAAGCCGCTCACAACTGAATTCATGGAAAAGAAAGCTTCTGCAATGTTGGGATTCCGTGGAATTGCGGCATTTGGTTTCGTATTCTATTAGAATCCTCGCTTTGCTTCTTAGGGGGTTTTGGGAAGGAGATTCTGGAACTCCTATCTGGGTTCATTGTTTTCAAGTAGCGCCAGCTGATACCAAATTTTCAGTTTTTCgatttgatcatatattttcTGGAAGGTAAAAGAGTGAATATTTCGAGGGTTAAATCTCTAGCAAGATCAGGAGTGGAAATTCTCGATAGACATTCGAGGGCGAGGCTTACCTCGAACTCGTTGGTGCTGGCGAGATCCTTGCGGAGCTGGTTGGTGGTGAGGA carries:
- the LOC109006952 gene encoding uncharacterized protein LOC109006952 → MWGGGGVGGDIYWGRKEETESRGITVIFAWASIQERHLKCYVDLYASLGWNCLVSHADFLNAFYPERATSLAFLVINELVEKLRIRPCPIVFVALSGSPKACMYKIFQVIDGTCGERYPGEYQLIRNCVSGHIYDSSPVDLTSDLGARFTLHSPLRRMPGSSKIFSWLAKGIASGLDALYLTRFESQCIEYWRALYSSVKFSAPFLIICSEKDDLAPYQMICNFAQHLLDLGGDVKLVKLNGSPHMGHYKHNPIQYRAAVSSMLDQAASVYSQKIRLLGERTSMEGLHDEISELICDLQNAAVTSNQSLTRVALGPSDHFFLPSSAEHHYGRDSPSLQDEQKERSISLPNPSSINAHSVLGQILFDVYVPKNVEGWDIKFGGSLNGQPFASVRRPSPFQGIKCIRRSRL